The following coding sequences lie in one Isoptericola variabilis 225 genomic window:
- a CDS encoding asparaginase: protein MRARIADGAAPLAEVVRGGLVESVHLGHLVVVDPAGDVVQAVGEPTAEIWARSSLKPLQAVAMLRAGLTLPDPLLALAAASHNGEPRHLEGARAILAGAGLGPEALRNTPDLPLHAPSALAWQQAGHGAERITQNCSGKHAAMLATCVAAGWPTETYLEPDHPLQRAVRAAVVELTGDDPARTRVTVDGCGAPLFSSSLVGLARAFGRLAAAGRVPDDGTPVARVARAMAAHPEMVAGVGREDTLAMQAVPGLVAKIGAEGVCAAGLPDGGAVAFKILDGSSRPRPAILAGALLAAGAAEVPGADAAALAEVGSTPVLGGGRPVGEVRAVVGPPLAEALPAGGAA from the coding sequence GTGAGGGCGAGGATCGCCGACGGCGCGGCCCCGCTGGCCGAGGTCGTGCGCGGCGGTCTCGTCGAGTCGGTCCACCTGGGCCACCTCGTGGTCGTGGACCCCGCGGGCGACGTCGTGCAGGCGGTGGGGGAGCCGACGGCGGAGATCTGGGCGCGCTCGTCGCTCAAGCCGCTGCAGGCCGTCGCGATGCTGCGCGCGGGCCTCACGCTGCCGGACCCGCTCCTCGCGCTCGCCGCGGCCAGCCACAACGGCGAGCCCCGGCACCTGGAGGGTGCGCGCGCGATCCTGGCCGGCGCCGGGCTGGGGCCCGAGGCGCTGCGCAACACCCCGGACCTGCCGCTGCACGCGCCCTCGGCCCTCGCGTGGCAGCAGGCCGGGCACGGCGCGGAGCGCATCACGCAGAACTGCTCGGGCAAGCACGCCGCGATGCTCGCGACGTGCGTCGCCGCCGGCTGGCCGACCGAGACCTACCTCGAGCCCGACCACCCGCTGCAGCGTGCGGTGCGTGCCGCCGTCGTCGAGCTCACCGGCGACGACCCGGCCCGCACGCGCGTGACCGTCGACGGCTGCGGCGCGCCGCTGTTCAGCTCGTCGCTCGTCGGGCTCGCCCGCGCGTTCGGCCGGCTGGCGGCCGCGGGGCGGGTGCCCGACGACGGCACCCCGGTCGCGCGCGTCGCCCGCGCGATGGCGGCGCACCCGGAGATGGTCGCCGGCGTCGGGCGCGAGGACACGCTCGCGATGCAGGCGGTGCCCGGCCTCGTCGCGAAGATCGGCGCCGAGGGCGTCTGCGCCGCCGGCCTGCCCGACGGCGGCGCGGTCGCGTTCAAGATCCTCGACGGCTCGTCGCGCCCGCGTCCCGCGATCCTCGCCGGCGCCCTGCTCGCGGCCGGCGCGGCGGAGGTGCCGGGTGCGGACGCCGCGGCGCTCGCCGAGGTCGGGAGCACGCCCGTGCTCGGCGGCGGCAGGCCGGTGGGCGAGGTGCGTGCCGTCGTCGGGCCCCCGCTCGCCGAGGCGCTCCCCGCGGGAGGTGCGGCATGA
- the cofC gene encoding 2-phospho-L-lactate guanylyltransferase produces the protein MSARGGAVAVVPLRDGVSGKSRLAGELDPPARRRLVAALARHVVEVLAAMPAVERIVVVTADLGFVHETLAGLLGPAGRVTVVEQPAQRPGLNAAVAVGREHASGLGAERLLVVHADLPALAPDDVEAVLRADADVVVATDRHASGTNLLLVPLHPPGSSFTFRFGPDSRAAHVAEAGRLGLRAVVVHRPGTAADLDTIDDWTELPPAVRARVRTAVGHRLP, from the coding sequence GTGAGCGCGCGCGGCGGTGCGGTCGCGGTCGTGCCCCTGCGCGACGGCGTGTCGGGCAAGTCGCGGCTCGCGGGCGAGCTCGACCCTCCTGCCCGACGGCGGCTCGTCGCCGCGCTCGCGCGGCACGTCGTCGAGGTGCTCGCCGCGATGCCCGCGGTCGAGCGGATCGTCGTCGTCACGGCCGACCTCGGCTTCGTGCACGAGACGCTCGCGGGCCTGCTCGGACCAGCCGGGCGGGTGACCGTCGTCGAGCAGCCGGCGCAGCGGCCGGGCCTGAACGCGGCGGTCGCCGTGGGGCGCGAGCACGCGTCCGGCCTCGGCGCGGAGCGGCTGCTCGTGGTGCACGCGGACCTGCCCGCGCTCGCGCCGGACGACGTCGAGGCCGTGCTGCGCGCCGACGCGGACGTCGTGGTCGCGACCGACCGGCACGCGTCGGGCACGAACCTGTTGCTCGTCCCCCTGCACCCTCCGGGGTCGAGCTTCACGTTCCGGTTCGGCCCGGACTCGCGCGCGGCGCACGTGGCCGAGGCCGGACGCCTCGGCCTGCGTGCCGTCGTCGTGCACCGGCCCGGCACCGCTGCCGACCTCGACACGATCGACGACTGGACCGAGCTCCCGCCGGCCGTGCGCGCCCGCGTGCGCACCGCCGTCGGGCACCGGCTGCCCTGA
- a CDS encoding NAD-dependent epimerase/dehydratase family protein, which translates to MRVVVIGASGNIGTAVLRALAREPVVTSRVGVARRVPRADGSSTVEFPHDETEWVRVDLTDTVDAVTAGLDEALRGADVVVHLAWAIQPSRDRSRLRRVNVDGTRRVVEAVVRNHVPHLVVASSVGAYSRGPADGHPVDEAWPTRGIASEPYSVDKVAVERMLDDLEAARRRPVVTRMRPALVFQRDAATGIVRNFLGGPAALGLRAAAGTPGDVLGGLLRGWRSDDDVTAPDDGARLPLLPFPAGMRLQAVHADDVAEAFRAAIVGRHPGAFNLAADGVLTGQVLADTLAGGRLVEVTPGFARGVVGAAWRARLSAIGAGWFDMGMHGPVLDSTRARTVLRWAPTRTGPEAVREAVDAIVEKVDFPTPPLAR; encoded by the coding sequence GTGCGCGTCGTCGTCATCGGAGCAAGCGGCAACATCGGGACCGCCGTGCTGCGCGCGCTGGCGCGCGAGCCCGTCGTCACGTCGCGCGTGGGCGTGGCCCGCCGCGTGCCGCGCGCGGACGGCTCGAGCACGGTCGAGTTCCCCCACGACGAGACCGAGTGGGTGCGCGTCGACCTCACCGACACCGTCGACGCCGTGACGGCCGGCCTCGACGAGGCGTTGCGCGGGGCCGACGTGGTCGTCCACCTCGCCTGGGCCATCCAGCCGAGCCGCGACCGCTCGCGGCTGCGCCGGGTCAACGTCGACGGGACGCGGCGGGTGGTCGAGGCCGTCGTGCGCAACCACGTGCCGCACCTCGTGGTGGCGTCGTCGGTCGGCGCGTACTCGCGCGGGCCGGCCGACGGGCACCCCGTCGACGAGGCCTGGCCGACGCGCGGGATCGCGTCCGAGCCGTACTCGGTCGACAAGGTCGCGGTCGAGCGCATGCTCGACGACCTCGAGGCCGCGCGCCGCCGCCCGGTCGTGACGCGGATGCGGCCGGCGCTGGTGTTCCAGCGTGATGCCGCGACGGGGATCGTGCGGAACTTCCTCGGCGGTCCCGCGGCCCTCGGGCTGCGCGCCGCGGCCGGGACGCCGGGCGACGTGCTGGGCGGGCTCCTGCGCGGCTGGCGCTCGGACGACGACGTCACCGCGCCCGACGACGGCGCGCGGCTCCCGCTGCTGCCCTTCCCGGCCGGCATGCGGCTGCAGGCCGTGCACGCCGACGACGTGGCCGAGGCGTTCCGCGCCGCGATCGTCGGGCGTCACCCCGGCGCGTTCAACCTCGCCGCCGACGGCGTGCTCACGGGCCAGGTGCTCGCCGACACGCTCGCCGGCGGGCGCCTGGTCGAGGTCACGCCGGGGTTCGCGCGCGGCGTCGTCGGCGCCGCGTGGCGGGCGCGGCTCTCCGCCATCGGCGCCGGCTGGTTCGACATGGGGATGCACGGGCCGGTGCTCGACTCGACGCGGGCCCGCACCGTGCTGCGCTGGGCGCCGACCCGCACCGGGCCCGAGGCCGTGCGCGAGGCCGTCGACGCGATCGTCGAGAAGGTCGACTTCCCGACCCCGCCCCTGGCGAGGTAG
- a CDS encoding LysE family transporter — protein MTAALLAGVLVGLAARHPWRVGAAGALGVASVDGVYALLAAPGGAAVAAVVAPVAGVLRAAAAAVLLGIAAATAWRAWRTWRAHLDGRPALDAARPASPARTYAQLVALTAVNPATVLFFVVVVAGVRLPDGGTAFRVVVALVFALGAFAASAAWQLVLASAGTALGRVLRGPRGRLGTALVSAALMTALAVAAVVLPA, from the coding sequence ATGACCGCCGCGCTCCTCGCCGGCGTCCTCGTCGGGCTCGCCGCACGGCACCCGTGGCGCGTGGGCGCCGCCGGGGCGCTCGGCGTCGCGTCCGTCGACGGCGTGTACGCCCTGCTGGCCGCGCCGGGCGGCGCCGCCGTGGCCGCCGTCGTCGCGCCGGTCGCGGGGGTGCTGCGCGCGGCCGCGGCCGCCGTGCTGCTCGGGATCGCCGCGGCGACGGCGTGGCGCGCATGGCGCACCTGGCGCGCGCACCTCGACGGGCGCCCGGCCCTCGACGCCGCCCGGCCCGCCTCCCCCGCGCGCACCTACGCCCAGCTCGTGGCGCTGACGGCCGTGAACCCGGCGACCGTGCTGTTCTTCGTCGTCGTGGTCGCGGGCGTCCGGCTGCCCGACGGCGGCACGGCGTTTCGCGTCGTCGTCGCGCTCGTGTTCGCGCTCGGCGCCTTCGCGGCGTCCGCGGCGTGGCAGCTCGTGCTGGCGAGCGCGGGCACGGCGCTCGGCCGCGTGCTCCGCGGGCCGCGCGGTCGGCTGGGCACGGCGCTGGTGTCGGCCGCGCTCATGACCGCGCTGGCGGTCGCGGCCGTCGTGCTGCCGGCCTAG
- the cofD gene encoding 2-phospho-L-lactate transferase, with amino-acid sequence MSTSQISPRVTLLAGGVGGARLAHGFARALPDGGGPVDDGPHALTVVVNVGDDTERHGLSVSPDLDTVMYTLAEVNDEERGWGLQDESYATLEQLARLGEDTWFTLGDKDLATHVVRTARLREGVPLSAVTEQLAAALGVRARLVPVTDYRVRTLVDTPSGRVAFQEYFVRRHHADAVLGLHFDGVEEARPAPGVLDAVTDADLLVVAPSNPFLSVEPVLAVPGVREAVRASGARRVAVSPIVGGQAIKGPAAQILETLGHEVSALGVARLYAGLVDVMCIDERDDHLAGPVRDLGFEVLVTDTVMGGPDGRERLARELLTAVGQPGA; translated from the coding sequence GTGAGCACCAGCCAGATCTCTCCGCGCGTCACCCTCCTCGCCGGCGGCGTCGGCGGCGCCCGCCTCGCGCACGGCTTCGCGCGCGCCCTGCCCGACGGCGGAGGCCCGGTCGACGACGGCCCGCACGCGCTGACGGTCGTCGTCAACGTGGGCGACGACACCGAGCGGCACGGCCTGAGCGTCTCGCCCGACCTCGACACCGTGATGTACACGCTCGCGGAGGTCAACGACGAGGAGCGCGGCTGGGGCCTGCAGGACGAGTCGTACGCGACGCTCGAGCAGCTCGCGCGCCTCGGCGAGGACACGTGGTTCACGCTCGGCGACAAGGACCTCGCCACCCACGTGGTGCGGACCGCCCGGCTGCGCGAGGGCGTGCCGCTCAGCGCGGTGACCGAGCAGCTCGCCGCCGCGCTCGGCGTGCGCGCCCGCCTCGTGCCCGTGACGGACTACCGGGTCCGCACGCTCGTCGACACCCCGTCCGGGCGGGTCGCGTTCCAGGAGTACTTCGTGCGGCGCCACCACGCGGACGCGGTGCTGGGGCTGCACTTCGACGGCGTCGAGGAGGCACGGCCGGCGCCCGGGGTGCTCGACGCGGTGACGGACGCGGACCTGCTCGTCGTGGCGCCGTCGAACCCGTTCCTGTCCGTGGAGCCGGTGCTGGCCGTGCCCGGCGTGCGCGAGGCGGTGCGTGCGTCGGGTGCGCGGAGGGTCGCGGTGAGCCCGATCGTCGGCGGCCAGGCGATCAAGGGTCCCGCCGCGCAGATCCTCGAGACGCTCGGGCACGAGGTGTCCGCGCTCGGGGTGGCCCGCCTGTACGCGGGGCTGGTCGACGTCATGTGCATCGACGAGCGCGACGACCACCTGGCGGGCCCGGTCCGCGACCTCGGGTTCGAGGTCCTGGTGACCGACACCGTCATGGGCGGCCCCGACGGCCGCGAGCGCCTCGCGCGCGAGCTGCTGACCGCCGTCGGGCAGCCCGGCGCGTGA
- the dtd gene encoding D-aminoacyl-tRNA deacylase → MRAVLQRVTRASVTVDGEVVGAIDRPGVVALVGVTHDDGPDQVATVARKIAELRILRDERSVVEEGAPVLVVSQFTLYGDARKGRRPTWSAAAPGPVAEPLVDGVVAALRERGIEVATGRFGADMAVELVNDGPITLIVEA, encoded by the coding sequence ATGAGGGCCGTGCTCCAGCGCGTGACCCGCGCGAGCGTCACGGTCGACGGCGAGGTCGTCGGCGCGATCGACCGACCCGGAGTCGTCGCGCTCGTCGGCGTGACGCACGACGACGGACCGGACCAGGTGGCGACCGTCGCGCGCAAGATCGCGGAGCTGCGCATCCTGCGCGACGAGCGCTCCGTCGTCGAGGAGGGTGCCCCCGTCCTCGTCGTAAGTCAGTTCACGCTCTACGGCGACGCGCGGAAGGGGCGCCGGCCCACGTGGTCCGCGGCCGCACCCGGGCCGGTCGCGGAACCGCTCGTCGACGGCGTCGTCGCGGCGCTCCGCGAGCGGGGGATCGAGGTGGCGACGGGCCGGTTCGGCGCCGACATGGCCGTCGAGCTCGTCAACGACGGGCCGATCACGCTCATCGTCGAGGCGTGA
- a CDS encoding FAD-binding and (Fe-S)-binding domain-containing protein, with translation MPAPTTTTQTPDRTDAELAAARREAERAAAEAREAVATALRTVVTGDVDTSTRRRAEYSTDASNYRVVPDVVVFPRSTDEVVRALDVLRELKVPVTARGAGTSVAGNSVGTGVVLDFSKHLGAVLEVDPDAGTAVVEPGTIMSTLQKAAAPHGLRFGPDPSTQNRATLGGMIGNNACGPHAVAYGRTADNVVELDVVDGRGRRFTAGAGDPTFAAVPGLAELVRENLALIRTEFGRFGRQVSGYSLEHLLPENGSDLAKALVGTEGTLVTVLGATLRLVPTPSAPTLVVLGYPDMPAAADDVPALLSHDPLAIEGLDARLVDVVRRANGDASVPPLPYGAGWLMIEVGGATQEQALERAELIVEMSSAISSEILPAGPAATAMWQIRADGAGLAGRTPAGEQAWPGWEDSAVPPERLGDYLRDLEALMGRYGVDGLPYGHFGDGCVHLRIDLPLETSGSVLRTFMLEAAELVAKYGGSLSGEHGDGRARSELLPLMYSPEAIALMEKFKALFDPEDVLNPGVVVRPRGVDDDLRRPAAQAVPSRSGVGARGLAGPTPLRGIAKKAGYAGFSFAHDHHDMTTAVHRCVGVGKCRADTSGSGGFMCPSYRATKDEKDVTRGRARVLQEAVNGTLVGGLTAPEVHESLDLCLSCKACSSDCPAGVDMAQYKSEVLYRTYKGKLRPVDHYALGWLPRWARLAGTMPRFLNRVLRVRPIAKAVLWAGGMDTRRQVPEFAEVPFRTWWRRGAATHGVPGLALGQEPGRPVSPGGRPRVVLWTDSFSDTLSPSVPQAAVRVLTAAGYDVVVPDKQACCGLTWISTGQLDGARKRLSSLLSVLGPYAVNGIPILGLEPSCTAVLRSDLLDLFPDDPRAHAVAGATRTLAELLTSPDTAPSADSGWSMPDLSDLTAVVQPHCHQHSVMGFAADEALLRSAGATIRVLAGCCGLAGNFGMQRGHYDVSVAVAENALLPALRSRGDGEAFVADGFSCRTQALQLEGVEGKALVEILAERLPTAK, from the coding sequence GTGCCTGCCCCCACCACGACGACCCAGACGCCGGACCGGACCGACGCGGAGCTCGCCGCGGCCCGTCGCGAGGCCGAACGGGCGGCGGCCGAGGCGCGCGAGGCGGTCGCGACCGCGCTGCGCACGGTGGTGACGGGCGACGTCGACACGAGCACGCGCCGTCGGGCCGAGTACTCGACCGACGCGTCGAACTACCGGGTCGTGCCCGACGTCGTCGTCTTCCCGCGCAGCACCGACGAGGTCGTCCGTGCGCTCGACGTCCTCCGGGAGCTCAAGGTCCCGGTGACCGCGCGCGGCGCCGGGACGTCGGTCGCGGGCAACTCGGTGGGCACCGGCGTCGTGCTCGACTTCTCGAAGCACCTCGGCGCGGTCCTCGAGGTCGACCCCGACGCCGGCACCGCCGTCGTCGAGCCCGGCACGATCATGTCGACGCTGCAGAAGGCCGCGGCCCCGCACGGGCTGCGCTTCGGCCCGGACCCGTCGACGCAGAACCGCGCGACGCTCGGCGGGATGATCGGCAACAACGCGTGCGGCCCGCACGCCGTGGCCTACGGCCGGACGGCGGACAACGTCGTCGAGCTCGACGTCGTCGACGGGCGGGGTCGCCGGTTCACGGCCGGCGCGGGGGACCCGACGTTCGCGGCGGTCCCGGGCCTGGCCGAGCTGGTCCGCGAGAACCTGGCGCTCATCCGCACCGAGTTCGGCCGGTTCGGCCGGCAGGTCTCGGGGTACTCGCTCGAGCACCTGCTGCCCGAGAACGGCTCGGACCTCGCCAAGGCGCTCGTGGGCACCGAGGGCACGCTCGTGACGGTCCTCGGCGCGACGCTGCGGCTCGTGCCGACGCCGAGCGCGCCCACGCTCGTCGTGCTCGGCTACCCGGACATGCCGGCGGCCGCCGACGACGTGCCCGCGCTCCTCTCGCACGACCCGCTCGCGATCGAGGGGCTCGACGCGCGCCTGGTCGACGTCGTGCGCCGCGCCAACGGCGACGCGTCGGTGCCGCCGCTGCCTTACGGCGCGGGCTGGCTCATGATCGAGGTCGGCGGCGCCACGCAGGAGCAGGCGCTCGAGCGCGCCGAGCTCATCGTCGAGATGTCGTCGGCGATCTCGTCGGAGATCCTGCCCGCCGGCCCGGCGGCGACGGCGATGTGGCAGATCCGGGCCGACGGCGCGGGCCTCGCCGGCCGCACGCCCGCCGGGGAGCAGGCGTGGCCCGGTTGGGAGGACTCCGCCGTCCCGCCCGAGCGGCTGGGCGACTACCTGCGCGACCTCGAGGCGCTCATGGGGCGCTACGGCGTCGACGGCCTGCCCTACGGGCACTTCGGCGACGGGTGCGTGCACCTGCGCATCGACCTGCCGCTGGAGACATCCGGCTCGGTGCTGCGCACATTCATGCTCGAGGCGGCCGAGCTCGTCGCGAAGTACGGCGGGTCGCTGTCGGGCGAGCACGGGGACGGCCGGGCGCGGTCGGAGCTCCTGCCGCTCATGTACTCGCCCGAGGCGATCGCGCTCATGGAGAAGTTCAAGGCGCTGTTCGACCCCGAGGACGTCCTCAACCCCGGCGTCGTCGTGCGGCCGCGCGGCGTCGACGACGACCTGCGGCGGCCCGCGGCGCAGGCGGTGCCGTCGCGGTCGGGCGTCGGCGCTCGCGGCCTGGCCGGCCCGACGCCGCTGCGCGGCATCGCGAAGAAGGCCGGCTACGCGGGGTTCAGCTTCGCGCACGACCACCACGACATGACCACGGCGGTGCACCGGTGCGTCGGCGTCGGCAAGTGCCGCGCGGACACGTCGGGGTCAGGCGGGTTCATGTGCCCGAGCTACCGCGCCACGAAGGACGAGAAGGACGTGACGCGCGGACGGGCGCGCGTGCTGCAGGAGGCGGTCAACGGCACGCTCGTGGGCGGGCTCACCGCGCCCGAGGTGCACGAGTCGCTCGACCTGTGCCTGAGCTGCAAGGCGTGCTCGTCCGACTGCCCGGCCGGCGTCGACATGGCCCAGTACAAGTCCGAGGTCCTCTACCGCACGTACAAGGGGAAGCTGCGGCCGGTCGACCACTACGCGCTCGGCTGGCTGCCGCGGTGGGCGCGGCTCGCGGGCACCATGCCGCGGTTCCTCAACCGCGTGCTGCGCGTGCGGCCCATCGCCAAGGCGGTGCTCTGGGCCGGTGGCATGGACACGCGCCGCCAGGTGCCCGAGTTCGCCGAGGTGCCGTTCCGGACGTGGTGGCGGCGCGGGGCGGCCACGCACGGCGTGCCCGGCCTGGCGCTCGGCCAGGAGCCCGGCCGCCCGGTCTCGCCCGGCGGGCGGCCGCGCGTGGTGCTGTGGACCGACTCGTTCAGCGACACCCTCTCCCCGTCGGTGCCCCAGGCGGCCGTGCGCGTGCTCACCGCTGCCGGGTACGACGTCGTCGTGCCGGACAAGCAGGCTTGCTGCGGCCTCACGTGGATCTCGACCGGGCAGCTCGACGGCGCGCGCAAGCGGCTGTCGTCGCTGCTGTCGGTGCTCGGCCCGTACGCGGTCAACGGCATCCCGATCCTGGGGCTCGAGCCGTCGTGCACCGCCGTGCTGCGCTCCGACCTGCTCGACCTGTTCCCCGACGACCCGCGTGCGCACGCCGTCGCCGGGGCCACCCGGACGCTCGCCGAGCTGCTCACCTCGCCGGACACCGCGCCGTCGGCCGACAGCGGCTGGTCGATGCCGGACCTGTCCGACCTCACCGCCGTCGTCCAGCCGCACTGCCACCAGCACTCGGTCATGGGCTTCGCCGCCGACGAGGCGCTCCTGCGGTCGGCGGGCGCGACCATCCGCGTGCTCGCCGGGTGCTGCGGGCTCGCGGGGAACTTCGGGATGCAGCGCGGGCACTACGACGTGTCGGTCGCCGTGGCCGAGAACGCGCTGCTGCCGGCGCTGCGGTCGCGGGGCGACGGCGAGGCGTTCGTGGCGGACGGGTTCTCGTGCCGGACCCAGGCCCTGCAGCTCGAGGGTGTGGAGGGCAAGGCGCTCGTCGAGATCCTGGCCGAACGCCTCCCCACCGCGAAGTAG
- a CDS encoding DUF2516 family protein → MLSQVQFFVMMALSLAVFAVQVVAFVDALRRPARAFTAEGKLSKNVWLLILGIAAAIGLLGIPTGRGGGFGFLNIIAVTPAIIYWVDVRPRIRPYGGGGNRPQGPSGGW, encoded by the coding sequence GTGCTCTCCCAGGTGCAGTTCTTCGTGATGATGGCGCTGTCGCTGGCGGTGTTCGCGGTCCAGGTGGTCGCGTTCGTCGACGCGCTGCGCCGCCCCGCCCGCGCGTTCACCGCCGAGGGCAAGCTGAGCAAGAACGTCTGGCTGCTCATCCTGGGCATCGCCGCGGCGATCGGCCTTCTCGGCATCCCGACCGGCCGCGGCGGTGGCTTCGGCTTCCTCAACATCATCGCGGTGACCCCGGCGATCATCTACTGGGTCGACGTGCGGCCGCGCATCCGCCCGTACGGGGGCGGGGGCAACCGGCCGCAGGGCCCGTCGGGCGGCTGGTGA
- a CDS encoding nitroreductase family protein — protein sequence MEFQDVVRHRRMVRRFTEEPVPEEAIDRLLRNAVRAPSAGFTQGWSFLVLTEPEDRERFWAATTPAGPQRTMSTWLAGMRTAPVLIVVLCSKQAYLDRYAEPDKPWKVRDEAHWPVPYWHVDAGMASLLVLQTAVDEGLGACFFGIGADEVPAFRAEFTVPDEWTHTGVIAVGHAADGGAKGSPARRRRRPLDEVVHRGTW from the coding sequence ATGGAGTTCCAGGACGTCGTCCGCCACCGCCGCATGGTCCGCCGCTTCACGGAGGAGCCGGTCCCGGAGGAGGCGATCGACCGACTCCTGCGCAACGCGGTCCGTGCCCCGAGCGCAGGCTTCACGCAGGGCTGGTCGTTCCTCGTCCTCACGGAGCCGGAGGACCGCGAGCGCTTCTGGGCCGCCACGACCCCTGCCGGTCCGCAGCGCACCATGTCGACGTGGCTCGCCGGCATGCGCACGGCGCCGGTGCTGATCGTGGTGCTGTGCTCGAAGCAGGCCTACCTCGACCGGTACGCGGAGCCGGACAAGCCCTGGAAGGTCCGCGACGAGGCGCACTGGCCCGTGCCGTACTGGCACGTCGACGCGGGCATGGCGTCGCTGCTCGTCCTCCAGACCGCAGTCGACGAAGGGCTCGGCGCGTGCTTCTTCGGGATCGGGGCCGACGAGGTGCCCGCGTTCCGGGCCGAGTTCACCGTGCCGGACGAGTGGACGCACACCGGGGTGATCGCCGTCGGGCACGCCGCCGACGGAGGAGCGAAGGGCTCACCCGCCCGCCGCCGTCGGCGGCCGCTGGACGAGGTGGTCCACCGCGGCACCTGGTGA
- a CDS encoding RNA polymerase sigma factor, with protein MPPGETTDHDDAWFDALFQEHASAIHRYFARRLPASAGGRADEAEDLAAEVLATAWRRRDDVPAGAELPWLYRTAGFVLANHRRKARALPVAAVPDEPDDVDPESMTLDDDRLRRVLARLTPRDRRILLLVAWDGLDGAALAEVLGVSRGGADAALSRARARLRLAWDEETDGTDRASAGASAGASVRSDDGDAQARTR; from the coding sequence GTGCCCCCGGGTGAGACGACCGATCACGACGACGCATGGTTCGACGCGCTCTTCCAGGAGCACGCGTCCGCGATCCACCGGTACTTCGCCCGTCGGCTGCCGGCCTCCGCCGGGGGCCGCGCCGACGAGGCCGAGGACCTGGCCGCCGAGGTGCTCGCCACGGCGTGGCGACGCCGTGACGACGTCCCCGCCGGTGCCGAGCTGCCCTGGCTGTACCGCACGGCCGGGTTCGTCCTGGCGAACCACCGGCGCAAGGCGCGCGCGCTGCCCGTGGCGGCCGTGCCCGACGAGCCGGACGACGTCGACCCCGAGAGCATGACCCTCGACGACGACCGCCTGCGCCGCGTCCTCGCGAGGCTCACGCCGCGTGACCGCCGCATCCTCCTGCTCGTCGCGTGGGACGGGCTCGACGGCGCCGCGCTCGCCGAGGTGCTCGGCGTCTCGCGCGGCGGTGCCGACGCCGCGCTGTCCCGCGCGCGGGCGCGCCTGCGTCTCGCGTGGGACGAGGAGACCGACGGCACGGACCGTGCGTCGGCCGGCGCGTCCGCCGGTGCGTCCGTCCGGTCGGACGACGGCGACGCGCAAGCCCGGACCCGCTGA
- a CDS encoding OsmC family peroxiredoxin, translating into MAVRTARTAWNGTLEEGSGQVELTSSGTGTFDVSWPRRAGDEAQGVTSPEELIAAAHSSCFSMAFSGELGKVGGTAEQVEVTADVTFVPGQGITKIALAVRGYASGVDEAAFRSAAEAAKTGCPVSQALASVPEITLDVTYEG; encoded by the coding sequence ATGGCCGTCCGCACCGCACGCACCGCCTGGAACGGAACGCTCGAGGAGGGCTCGGGCCAGGTCGAGCTGACCAGCTCGGGCACCGGGACGTTCGACGTCTCGTGGCCGCGCCGCGCCGGCGACGAGGCGCAGGGCGTCACGAGCCCCGAGGAGCTCATCGCCGCGGCACACTCGTCGTGCTTCTCGATGGCGTTCTCGGGCGAGCTCGGCAAGGTCGGTGGCACGGCCGAGCAGGTCGAGGTCACCGCGGACGTCACGTTCGTCCCGGGCCAGGGCATCACCAAGATCGCGCTCGCCGTCCGCGGGTACGCGTCCGGCGTCGACGAGGCGGCGTTCCGCTCCGCCGCCGAGGCCGCGAAGACCGGGTGCCCGGTGTCGCAGGCGCTCGCCTCCGTCCCCGAGATCACGCTCGACGTCACCTACGAGGGCTGA
- a CDS encoding MTH1187 family thiamine-binding protein, with product MAVFAFSVAPLGTGESVADSVAEAVRIVRESGLPNRTTAMFTEIEGEWDEVMPVIRRATDAVAAGGHRVSLVLKADIRPGYTGQLDAKIARVEERLAADELDNGHS from the coding sequence ATGGCCGTCTTCGCGTTCTCCGTCGCCCCGCTCGGCACCGGGGAGTCCGTCGCGGACTCCGTGGCCGAGGCCGTCCGCATCGTGCGCGAGTCCGGGCTGCCCAACCGGACCACCGCGATGTTCACCGAGATCGAGGGGGAGTGGGACGAGGTGATGCCCGTGATCCGCCGCGCCACCGACGCCGTGGCCGCGGGCGGGCACCGCGTCTCGCTCGTGCTCAAGGCCGACATCCGCCCCGGCTACACCGGTCAGCTCGACGCCAAGATCGCTCGTGTGGAGGAGCGGCTCGCCGCCGACGAGCTCGACAACGGCCACTCCTGA